The Salvia miltiorrhiza cultivar Shanhuang (shh) chromosome 1, IMPLAD_Smil_shh, whole genome shotgun sequence genome has a window encoding:
- the LOC131005675 gene encoding uncharacterized protein LOC131005675 isoform X1, translated as MVKSGERPFADDRCIDAADQNSDIEDSVDASSSGIETPATANPSFSRRLTDIFLGDGDEDLLLQRTDIGDGLLQWLGALDMQVMGACRADERLKPLLKLNISGGDAEDRLLAQLCEHFEPSEVGLLARCLCAPLVSIRVGKINKQGTVLCPTSVRGNLCLTLLPTSDLRVSFNGDDGSVERLATLSSEAHCTSLEIEEISADNSGRSFLLRIADNMVFYFWCSEKSQYLGNEMLRKMNDLLIRKPSLAELTGISDGRLNSFATQLRAYLHGSVVSKAQSIGVLPSNGPSDDDSFDSSELHYGCRGLMTNLNHLDGFYPKSGSFEASLPKSLSSKNITARENLMQVGDGNASPNSLFLASTSDADLSNSIGFAKGKLPKANLVHSFSVLNVVDAFGKPLDVPLCGPKVQVHSSGPSHLSPQYCWCPPVASALHYTFWNSQMPTESLHLPPLSSLLASKSSPSLSEVPAMDFPSFQPHPLVTSLATSQQIPTFTPLMCDPIVHIPIYSSGPGLLVSTGPAIATTIPPLNLNRVDPRITNSESALEQGARETLRMLINGTNSQPNSKLLEMLPPVLSSSDDIDKPNLLSIGGSRGFYCGTRDVSGGPTNMSFMFLSEKSPGGGFGSSSDDSVDKERPQDFDSSGLDSGME; from the exons ATGGTTAAATCAGGGGAACGCCCGTTCGCCGACGATCGGTGCATCGACGCGGCGGATCAAAACTCCGACATCGAGGATTCCGTCGACGCATCTTCGAGCGGTATTGAGACTCCTGCGACTGCTAATCCGTCATTCTCGCGGAGGTTAACGGATATATTTCTGGGGGACGGCGATGAAGATCTGTTGCTACAGAGGACCGATATCGGAGATGGCTTATTGCAGTGGCTTGGGGCTTTGGACATGCAGGTGATGGGGGCTTGTCGCGCGGATGAGAGGTTGAAGCCTTTGCTGAAACTTAACATCTCCGGCGGCGATGCTGAGGATCGCCTGCTGGCTCAACTCTGTGAG CATTTCGAGCCATCAGAAGTGGGTCTGCTTGCCAGGTGCTTGTGTGCTCCTCTCGTTTCAATCCGGGTGGGGAAAATCAACAAGCAAGGAACAGTATTATGTCCAACATCAGTGAG AGGGAATTTGTGTCTCACACTACTGCCTACTTCTGACCTCCGTGTCTCATTTAATGGAGATGATGGTTCTGTGGAGAGACTGGCAACATTAAGCTCTGAGGCTCACTgcactagcttagagattgaaGAGATTTCTGCAGACAACTCTGGAAGATCATTTTTACTCAGGATTGCTGATAATatggttttttatttttggtgcTCTGAGAAATCTCAATATTTAGGGAATGAAATGCTCAGGAAG ATGAATGATTTGCTTATAAGAAAACCTTCACTGGCTGAATTAACTGGAATAAGTGATGGCCGCCtcaactcctttgcaactcagcTCAGAGCTTATCTCCATGGATCAGTAGTGAGTAAAGCACAGTCTATTGGTGTTCTGCCGTCTAACGGTCCTTCAGATGATGATTCATTTGATTCTTCTGAGCTTCATTACGGCTGCCGAGGGTTAATGACAAACCTGAACCATCTTGATGGTTTCTATCCCAAATCTGGTTCATTTGAAGCGAGCCTGCCAAAAAGTTTGTCCTCCAAAAATATCACTGCCAGAGAAAATTTGATGCAAGTTGGAGACGGCAATGCTTCACCCAACAGCTTGTTTCTTGCTTCAACAAGCGATGCTGATCTATCGAATTCTATAGGCTTTGCCAAAGGCAAGCTTCCTAAAGCAAATTTAGTTCACTCATTTTCTGTTCTAAATGTTGTGGATGCATTTGGTAAACCTTTGGATGTCCCTCTTTGTGGTCCAAAAGTACAGGTTCATTCCTCTGGTCCATCTCATTTGTCTCCTCAATACTGCTGGTGTCCTCCCGTTGCTTCGGCGCTGCATTACACTTTCTGGAACTCCCAAATGCCAACCGAGTCTCTTCATTTGCCGCCACTTTCTTCTCTACTGGCCTCTAAATCATCTCCAAGCTTGTCTGAAGTTCCAGCTATGGATTTTCCTAGCTTTCAGCCGCATCCATTAGTAACTAGTCTAGCAACCTCTCAGCAGATCCCGACATTTACACCTTTGATGTGTGACCCAATTGTCCACATTCCCATCTATTCATCCGGCCCGGGATTATTAGTTAGTACTGGCCCAGCCATTGCAACCACGATTCCTCCATTAAATCTGAATCGTGTGGATCCTCGCATCACAAATTCTGAATCTGCCCTAGAACAAGGTGCTAGGGAGACTCTCCGCATGCTCATTAATGGCACCAACAGCCAACCCAACTCGAAGCTGCTTGAGATGTTGCCGCCCGTGTTGAGCAGCAGTGATGACATTGACAAGCCAAACCTACTTAGTATTGGAGGAAGCAGGGGTTTCTATTGTGGGACGAGAGATGTCTCCGGTGGTCCGACCAATATGAGCTTCATGTTTCTGTCGGAGAAATCGCCGGGTGGTGGTTTTGGCTCCAGCAGTGATGATTCAGTTGATAAGGAGAGGCCACAGGACTTTGACTCATCTGGTTTGGATTCGGGAATGGAATGA
- the LOC131005675 gene encoding uncharacterized protein LOC131005675 isoform X2 — protein sequence MVKSGERPFADDRCIDAADQNSDIEDSVDASSSGIETPATANPSFSRRLTDIFLGDGDEDLLLQRTDIGDGLLQWLGALDMQVMGACRADERLKPLLKLNISGGDAEDRLLAQLCEHFEPSEVGLLARCLCAPLVSIRVGKINKQGTVLCPTSVRGNLCLTLLPTSDLRVSFNGDDGSVERLATLSSEAHCTSLEIEEISADNSGRSFLLRIADNMVFYFWCSEKSQYLGNEMLRKMNDLLIRKPSLAELTGISDGRLNSFATQLRAYLHGSVVSKAQSIGVLPSNGPSDDDSFDSSELHYGCRGLMTNLNHLDGFYPKSGSFEASLPKSLSSKNITARENLMQVGDGNASPNSLFLASTSDADLSNSIGFAKGSFLWSISFVSSILLVSSRCFGAALHFLELPNANRVSSFAATFFSTGL from the exons ATGGTTAAATCAGGGGAACGCCCGTTCGCCGACGATCGGTGCATCGACGCGGCGGATCAAAACTCCGACATCGAGGATTCCGTCGACGCATCTTCGAGCGGTATTGAGACTCCTGCGACTGCTAATCCGTCATTCTCGCGGAGGTTAACGGATATATTTCTGGGGGACGGCGATGAAGATCTGTTGCTACAGAGGACCGATATCGGAGATGGCTTATTGCAGTGGCTTGGGGCTTTGGACATGCAGGTGATGGGGGCTTGTCGCGCGGATGAGAGGTTGAAGCCTTTGCTGAAACTTAACATCTCCGGCGGCGATGCTGAGGATCGCCTGCTGGCTCAACTCTGTGAG CATTTCGAGCCATCAGAAGTGGGTCTGCTTGCCAGGTGCTTGTGTGCTCCTCTCGTTTCAATCCGGGTGGGGAAAATCAACAAGCAAGGAACAGTATTATGTCCAACATCAGTGAG AGGGAATTTGTGTCTCACACTACTGCCTACTTCTGACCTCCGTGTCTCATTTAATGGAGATGATGGTTCTGTGGAGAGACTGGCAACATTAAGCTCTGAGGCTCACTgcactagcttagagattgaaGAGATTTCTGCAGACAACTCTGGAAGATCATTTTTACTCAGGATTGCTGATAATatggttttttatttttggtgcTCTGAGAAATCTCAATATTTAGGGAATGAAATGCTCAGGAAG ATGAATGATTTGCTTATAAGAAAACCTTCACTGGCTGAATTAACTGGAATAAGTGATGGCCGCCtcaactcctttgcaactcagcTCAGAGCTTATCTCCATGGATCAGTAGTGAGTAAAGCACAGTCTATTGGTGTTCTGCCGTCTAACGGTCCTTCAGATGATGATTCATTTGATTCTTCTGAGCTTCATTACGGCTGCCGAGGGTTAATGACAAACCTGAACCATCTTGATGGTTTCTATCCCAAATCTGGTTCATTTGAAGCGAGCCTGCCAAAAAGTTTGTCCTCCAAAAATATCACTGCCAGAGAAAATTTGATGCAAGTTGGAGACGGCAATGCTTCACCCAACAGCTTGTTTCTTGCTTCAACAAGCGATGCTGATCTATCGAATTCTATAGGCTTTGCCAAAG GTTCATTCCTCTGGTCCATCTCATTTGTCTCCTCAATACTGCTGGTGTCCTCCCGTTGCTTCGGCGCTGCATTACACTTTCTGGAACTCCCAAATGCCAACCGAGTCTCTTCATTTGCCGCCACTTTCTTCTCTACTGGCCTCTAA